The sequence ACCGAAAATACCTTTCAGCAGGATACCATTGACATTGATTTCCTGCATGCCCAATTGGTACGCATGACGGAGAAAATAGCTTTCCAGCTAAGGGAGGAAAATAAGCTCACAGGCTGTGTCACTGTTAAGCTGCGGTATTCCAACTTCGATACTGTTACTCGGCAAAAGACCATTCCTTTTACCGGCGCCGATCACAAGCTCATTAAAGTAGTGCGGGAATTGTTCGACAAATTATATGAGCGCCGTATGCTGGTGCGCTTACTGGGCATTCGGTTTACCCAACTGGTGCCCGGCAATGACCAGATCAATATGTTTGAAGATACACAGCACATGGTACAGCTTTACCAGGCCATAGACAGCATCAAACACCAGTATGGAGAGCAGTTCATAGCGCGCGCCCGGGGAATGGCTTCAACAATGTCATCCTGAGCCTGTCGAAGGATGCTCGCAGCTCGCAGCTTGCCTTCACACCGCTACAGAAAGCGCCGACAAGTCCTCATACGTAAACGGTGCTGCCGGTTCCAGTGCTTCCCGGAAGTCTTTGGCAATGCTGCAGGCTTCCATGCCAGCAGCCGGGTATTGGAACCGCGCTATTTCAGTAATGCGCTCTTCTGTAGGAGAGCCCAGCAGCCATTCATACGCCAGTTCATCCGTTAATATCGTGGGCATTCGTTTCTTGCTGTTGTGCACTTGTTCCATCAGGCCATTGGCGGCCGTAGTAATAATGGCAAAGCTCTCTACATACTCACCGGTGCTTTGATCGGTCCAGGGCTGCCATACACCGGCCATATAAAAATATTCCTTGTCCTTTACCGTAATATGATAAGGATACTTAACAGCCGTCTTCACCGGCTTGCCTGTTTTCTTGCTTACAGGAAATACATGCCGCCACTCAAAAAAGCCGGTGGACAACACCAGGCAGCGACGGGAGAGTGCCGCCTGCCGGTAGATCTTCCGCGGCAATAACAGCTCTTCTGAGATGGCATTCAACGTAGTGATCGGCGGATGGAACTGCCCGCTTTCATCTTTATAGCCAAAGCGCATCTTGCCTACAGATTCCCGGGTCTTCTGGTAGCCGGGAATAAAGCCCCATTCCATTTGTACAATATCGAAATTGGCTTCGCCTTCTTTCTTTTTCAGTACTGGGTGACTGGAATAATCAAACCCAATATGCAGGGGATTGCCCAGGAAATCATAATCGGCAATCAGCTTCTCCAGTTGCAGCAGCCTGATATGCTCAGCCCTGGTAACCCGTACGCCATTGTAATAACACATATTAATTCGTTTTTCTGAAGTGTGCATCAATCAGTTTGCCAATAGAAACCGCCAGCGCCTGTTGTCCCTCCGGTATCGAGGTCCAGAACAACTGGCCTTCGTTGCTGGTAGCCTGTGTGATCACCAGCGGCTTGCCGGCATCCATACCTACCAGGAATAGCGGCCTTCCGGCCATGGTCACTTCCTTTACCGGTATCTTCTTCTCATTGAAGATAACTTCAAATACGTCAGCAGTGGATTCCATACCATCATTTTTTTGATAATGAAAACTACCCATAAAAATACGAATACTAAATAAGTTAGCAATAAAAATTGGGCTATTTATCCTGCTGAACGGGTCAGGAAGTTAAACTTCCTGCCTGTAAACAGGTCTTACAGCATACTATAGGCATGCCTCCCGCGTTCTTATTGCCATCATCAGGGCGTAAAATGCACTGGCTTAACCAACTATTTATGAAAAATGGCTTAATCTGTTTCTTGCTGATAACAGGCGTTGCAGCTTTATCCTCCGGCTGTGGTAAAAAA comes from Paraflavitalea devenefica and encodes:
- a CDS encoding SOS response-associated peptidase, which produces MCYYNGVRVTRAEHIRLLQLEKLIADYDFLGNPLHIGFDYSSHPVLKKKEGEANFDIVQMEWGFIPGYQKTRESVGKMRFGYKDESGQFHPPITTLNAISEELLLPRKIYRQAALSRRCLVLSTGFFEWRHVFPVSKKTGKPVKTAVKYPYHITVKDKEYFYMAGVWQPWTDQSTGEYVESFAIITTAANGLMEQVHNSKKRMPTILTDELAYEWLLGSPTEERITEIARFQYPAAGMEACSIAKDFREALEPAAPFTYEDLSALSVAV